The proteins below are encoded in one region of Streptomyces sp. NBC_00490:
- a CDS encoding NAD-dependent epimerase/dehydratase family protein: MRVLMIGANGYLGRFVADRLLADPAVQLTALGRGDDADVRFDLASGSPGALTRFLDAVHPGVVINCAGATRGGARELARHNTVAVATVCEALRRSGCGARLVQIGCGAEYGPSQPGSSTAEDAVPRPGGPYGVSKLAATELVLGSGLDAVVLRVFSPAGPGTPAGSPLGRLAEAMRRAMQSGDGELKLGGLGAQRDFIDVRDVARAVHAASLSAAQGVINIGSGRAVRLRDAAAVLARVAGYGGALHELDGPPGPLRASIGHPRSEPDHAAPAAYPYPDGCGSWQQADVRTARDRLGWRPRINLEESLADIWMEAACRI, encoded by the coding sequence ATGAGGGTCCTGATGATCGGAGCCAACGGCTACCTCGGCCGCTTCGTCGCCGACCGCCTGCTCGCCGACCCGGCCGTCCAGCTCACCGCCCTCGGCCGCGGCGACGACGCCGACGTCCGCTTCGACCTCGCGTCCGGCAGCCCCGGAGCACTCACCCGCTTCCTCGACGCGGTCCACCCCGGCGTGGTCATCAACTGCGCCGGCGCCACCCGCGGCGGTGCCCGTGAACTCGCCCGCCACAACACCGTCGCCGTGGCCACCGTCTGCGAGGCCCTGCGGCGCAGCGGCTGCGGGGCACGGCTGGTCCAGATCGGCTGCGGCGCCGAGTACGGCCCGAGCCAGCCCGGCTCCTCCACCGCCGAGGACGCCGTCCCCCGCCCCGGCGGCCCGTACGGCGTCAGCAAACTCGCCGCCACCGAACTGGTCCTGGGCTCCGGACTGGACGCGGTCGTGCTCCGCGTCTTCTCACCGGCGGGCCCCGGCACCCCCGCGGGATCCCCGCTCGGCCGCCTCGCCGAGGCCATGCGCCGCGCCATGCAGTCCGGTGACGGCGAACTCAAGCTCGGCGGCCTGGGCGCCCAACGGGACTTCATCGATGTCCGCGACGTCGCCCGCGCCGTCCACGCCGCCAGCCTCTCCGCCGCGCAGGGCGTCATCAACATCGGCTCCGGCCGTGCCGTCCGCCTCCGTGACGCCGCCGCCGTCCTGGCCCGCGTGGCCGGATACGGGGGCGCCCTCCACGAACTCGACGGACCTCCCGGCCCGCTCCGGGCATCCATCGGCCACCCCCGCTCCGAACCGGACCATGCCGCTCCGGCCGCGTACCCGTACCCGGACGGCTGCGGCAGCTGGCAGCAGGCCGATGTGCGCACCGCACGCGACCGGCTCGGCTGGCGCCCCCGGATCAACCTCGAAGAGTCCCTCGCCGACATCTGGATGGAGGCGGCATGCCGCATCTGA